One genomic region from Electrophorus electricus isolate fEleEle1 chromosome 25, fEleEle1.pri, whole genome shotgun sequence encodes:
- the dop1b gene encoding protein dopey-2 isoform X2 — MDPEQAELQNDYRYRSYTAVIEKALRNFESSSEWADLISSLGKLNKALQSNLKYSLLPKRLIIGKRLAQCLHPALPSGVHLKALETYEVIFKIIGTKWLAKDLFIYSSGLFPLLGHAAMSVKPTLLTLYERYFLPLQRALLPSLQAFIMGLLPGLEEGQEVFDRTDALLLKLSLLVGQAVFYGGLWGSVLLSPPVRLPASLFVITHFDRMAASSEQKFMLGTDHKLTVKAICLSLQDANVLVQRNMLEILLYFFPFATCLDPVEGAIPLKRDEMITVVSAASLTLLRRDMSLNRRLYAWLLGLDIKGGMVAPDSSLYTTVEEHTAYYFNTHSRDLLMQALVNILQQKGIEKDLENVTDYLRPFRIIISLLDKPEIGPLVVSDLLLEVIRAFYSYCREQVGEESLSSSLSGNQLTSKLKENKNASEIIKTVNMLVGAMNSEYLWEYMTKQFQTCLSDPAPPAPSKIWSPPSSVTELSTLIIFLLDVIPLELYAEIQTQYLPQMLGSMLQSLHGHVTSLSPAEVTQGLRACFKVLSKIQMPVTYMDMEAESQTSCVEKTQSMVTDTKEGKTGDETSANNEPLAEEAVAGNGRAVEEAGPEQGSFPTLRSKDSGLGLSASPSEQQLFPGRDSSNPVSGACATVVDVWRKGGTVELMSHCLQDILASIITRHLLTMVDPDKAEEAAALPDHHASPRARKHSREASRDLGLIKDRLAEFFTPAKQRVQPQEVCVGDGVAGARSAGLQWSVRYQSRGKAEVTEPCRQAFTAACHLLLECTTFPVYYTEEQSQDLHSNMFKSTNNEEGTLPEWLRFLMTLCCISKDYQVQHVATSCLLELINHSQSLALVIQDKNQRYRRAATNPFSGQLQMVTLPPIHPAVIKTMELDTDFYQRVAQVLWTQLDTDRREHHVSCVDLFYRLHCLAPSASICEDIICMALLSREKVVRLEALHRFSVLWHLTREVQTNRSTSLNRSFDRSLFVVLDSLNSQDGSVSTAGQSWLVRALSLGDIVRILEPILLLLLDPKTQRTAIQSVKHNLSVGNLNALSYKSRSSAKSSGEGMTVTNQLDSLLAHVAVVDREALWADLECDPELQGTLSDSPAMSHSESEETEGEEEDGQVEEEGRGEEEESEHTESADSSGAQNSTENSSSGFAHYLQVPNDGGSAGQAGMANGLQRVDSERTQASESLSSDEDDGQLAALAKSRLLKQQRERQEAVDSLFRHVLLYRQPYDCGRVLHAFSVVETLMKSSAGPFMDALSNTALDCSSTAHLNLIQNLLQRHRQAQEGNSFYGPLQNPSPPEGSTPEQPPTSTLPSPSSSAPPTFLLEILTSLCLRFLRSHFPSYASVSARQLQGNREVQVKSVEVLTALITQLVVVAQQTLQAHVGEAADAGGLEAVRNLLWGCRVQQFVLLSLSASMYTCQRTEASNQRALPKEDQGDDGGEISEESLVHFGQDGSWVEHPLQIALLKLLKVLIVLEHSVSPHSKVPDQGDNHLHSARGDVSSSVLAREWQTAMMYQQSIKAVHYVASQPITAQGMFVAAAARALCPQYGFALHPAWVALLCGALPFLGRSLAIIVAPVISQICKNLDELVKQHEHDGSKASHSNLKKENIAPDYPLTLLEGLTTITHYCLLEHKKSAGCDATDMRNATNTILEEFPYMVSTMAMLWGVVKGADSAHSNKSSPTSVCFKSTKILKQKVLAFLTPLIQQYGVQVLASVAAIWNSRRSRRRRSKNKILPVASDSQLTIVDLVKSLNTLRTDTVLQLVREVVKKPHQIKGDQRLTLVDVPMLQFCYAYIQSLPGQTLQENITPLLSLLRESVQLNLVPPGHFLLLGILNDFVNRLPNMDNKRDSREMQEVSQRILEAVGSVAGSSLEQTSWLSRNLEVKAQPQVCLHEDADEPEGSDFYDSVGQSSTMVSSSAPSVFSVQALALLAEVLAPLLDMVYRSDEKEKALPHISRLMYYVFPYLKNHSGYNTPSFSAGAQLLSSLSGYAYTKRTWKKEVLELFMDPLFFTMEISCACHWKSIIDHLLTHEKTMFKDLMGMQSSSLKLFNSAEQRPMLLKRQAFAMFSGETDQYHLYLPLIQERLTENLRVGQSPAVAAQMFLMFRVLLLRISPQHLTSLWPIMVTELIRIYARLEKTLLEDKELSKSKRGGQEKNGLFFFSQAELDMYLSACKFLDTAMSFPPERMPLFQMYRWAFVPEVDVESYDGPVTTLLEGEQECKPHVVRILEGLHYRYGELNGVVGESNSEGTEFPLLTLHSISSITQLVPFFQTLCCSFGGSPGCPGQCADYPPAGVNTVLQRLEFITEQEFLDGMDP, encoded by the exons ATGGACCCTGAGCAGGCCGAACTCCAGAATGACTATCGTTACCGTAGTTACACGGCTGTCATTGAGAAGGCGCTGCGTAATTTTGAGTCTTCCAGCGAGTGGGCCGACCTCATTTCTTCCCTTGGAAAGCTTAATAAG GCCCTTCAGAGTAATTTAAAGTACTCTTTGTTGCCAAAGCGTTTGATCATCGGGAAGAGATTGGCCCAGTGTTTGCATCCTGCTCTTCCCAGCGGCGTCCATCTTAAAGCACTGGAGACCTACGAGGTCATCTTTAAAATCATTGGCACAAAATGGCTGGCCAAAGACCTCTTCATCTACAG cTCAGGACTCTTTCCTTTGCTGGGCCATGCAGCGATGTCCGTGAAGCCGACTCTGCTGACCCTTTACGAGCGCTACTTCCTGCCCCTGCAGCGAGCCCTACTGCCCAGCCTTCAGGCCTTCATCATGGGCCTGCTCCCTGGCCTGGAGGAGGGCCAGGAGGTCTTCGACAG gACGGATGCTCTGCTGTTGAAACTGTCTTTGCTGGTAGGCCAGGCGGTGTTTTATGGAGGTCTGTGGGGCTCTGTGCTCTTGTCTCCTCCGGTCCGGCTGCCCGCATCTCTCTTCGTCATCACACACTTCGACCGCATGGCCGCCAGCAGTGAGCAGAAATTCATGCTGGGTACGGACCACAAACTGACC GTGAAGgcgatctgtctctctctgcaggacgCTAATGTACTAGTCcagaggaacatgttggagattcttctttatttctttcccTTCGCAACATGTCTG GATCCTGTAGAGGGTGCCATCCCTTTGAAACGTGATGAGATGATCACTGTAGTATCTGCTGCTTCCCTCACTTTGCTGAGGAGAGACATGTCACTGAACCGGCGCCTCTATGCATGGCTACTAG GCCTGGACATTAAAGGGGGCATGGTGGCTCCAGACTCAAGCCTATACACTACAGTGGAGGAGCATACAGCATACTActtcaacacacactccagagatCTGCTAATGCAG GCACTGGTGAATATCTTGCAGCAGAAGGGCATAGAGAAAGACTTAGAAAACGTCACGGACTATCTCAGACCATTCCGCATCATTATCAGTTTACTGGACAAACCGGAGattg GACCTCTGGTGGTATCCGACCTGTTGTTGGAGGTGATCAGAGCGTTTTATAGTTACTGCAGGGAGCAGGTGGGGGAGGAGTCTCTTAGCTCCAGTCTCTCTGGCAACCAGCTTACCAG TAAgctgaaagagaacaaaaatgctTCTGAGATCATAAAAACAGTCAACATGTTGGTGGGGGCAATGAACAGTGAATATCTGTGGGAGTACATGACTAAACAATTCCAAACCTGTCTCAg TGACCCAGCTCCGCCGGCTCCATCCAAAATCTGGAGTCCTCCTTCATCAGTGACGGAGCTCTCCACCCTTATCATCTTTCTCCTTGATGTCATCCCGTTG GAGCTTTATGCTGAGATCCAAACACAGTACCTGCCACAGATGCTGGGGAGCATGCTGCAGTCTCTGCATGGTCACGTGACCTCTCTTAGCCCAGCAGAGGTCACACAGGGCCTGAGAGCATGCTTTAAGGTGCTGAGTAAGATCCAGATGCCCGTGACCTATATGGACATGGAGGCAGAGTCACAGACATCGTGTGTAGAGAAAACACAG AGTATGGTGACAGACACCAAGGAAGGGAAAACAGGCGATGAGACTAGTGCGAATAATGAACCGCTGGCGGAAGAGGCCGTGGCTGGGAACGGACGAGCTGTGGAAGAGGCGGGGCCTGAGCAGGGCTCGTTCCCGACCCTGCGTTCCAAAGACAGCGGACTGGGCCTTAGTGCATCTCCTTCTGAGCAGCAGCTCTTTCCGGGGCGTGACTCGTCGAATCCTGTTTCAGGGGCGTGCGCCACGGTGGTGGATGTTTGGAGGAAAGGCGGTACTGTGGAGCTCATGTCCCATTGCCTACAGGACATACTGGCATCGATCATCACCAG ACATCTGCTGACGATGGTGGATCCAGACAAGGCGGAGGAGGCGGCAGCTCTTCCCGACCACCATGCCTCCCCCCGCGCCCGGAAGCACTCCCGCGAGGCCAGTCGGGATTTAGGACTGATCAAAGACAGGCTGGCCGAATTCTTCACCCCCGCAAAGCAGCGGGTCCAGCCCCAGGAGGTGTGTGTCGGTGACGGGGTCGCAGGTGCCAGGTCCGCGGGCCTGCAGTGGTCAGTGCGCTACCAGTCGCGGGGCAAGGCGGAGGTCACCGAGCCCTGTCGACAGGCTTTTACGGCTGCGTGCCACCTATTGTTGGAATGCACCACCTTCCCCGTCTATTACACAGAGGAGCAGAGCCAGGACCTTCACAGCAACATGTTCAAGAGCACGA ACAATGAAGAGGGCACTCTGCCTGAGTGGCTGAGGTTCCTAATGACATTGTGCTGCATTTCTAAAGACTACCAG GTCCAACATGTGGCAACTTCCTGCCTGCTGGAGCTGATTAACCACTCGCAGTCCCTGGCACTGGTCATTCAGGACAAGAATCAGCGGTACAGGAGGGCGGCGACAAACCCATTCAGCGGACAGCTGCAGATGGTCACCCTGCCTCCCATCCACCCAGCAGTGATTAAAACCATGGAGCTTGACACAGACTTCTACCAG agggtagCTCAGGTGCTCTGGACTCAGTTGGACACTGACCGCAGAGAGCATCATGTTTCCTGTGTGGACCTCTTCTATCGGCTGCACTGTTTAGCTCCATCTGCATCTATCTGTGAGGACATCATCTGTATGGCTTTGCTGAGCAGAGAGAAG GTTGTGCGTCTAGAGGCTCTTCATAGGTTCTCTGTTTTGTGGCACCTGACACGGGAGGTTCAGACGAATCGCAGCACTTCCCTGAACCGCTCCTTCGACAG gTCTCTGTTTGTGGTGCTGGACAGTCTAAACAGTCAGGACGGCAGTGTCAGCACTGCTGGACAGAGCTGGCTGGTGCGGGCCCTCTCTCTTGGCGATATTGTGCGCATCCTGGAACCCATActgctcctgctgctggacCCAAAGACCCAGAGAACAGCCATTCAGAGTGTCAAGCACAATCTCTCAGTGG GTAATTTGAATGCGTTAAGTTACAAAAGCAGGTCCAGTGCAAAGAGTAGTGGAGAAGGCATGACGGTGACAAACCAGCTGGACAGCTTACTGGCTCATGTTGCCGTGGTAGACCGGGAGGCCCTGTGGGCAGACCTGGAGTGTGACCCGGAGCTTCAGGGAACGCTGTCTGACTCCCCTGCCATGTCCCACAGCGAGAGCGAAGAAAccgagggagaggaagaggacggACAAGTAGAAGAGGAAGGgcgaggagaagaggaagagagcgagcACACGGAATCGGCCGACTCCAGCGGAGCCCAGAACTCCACAGAGAATTCCAGCTCTGGCTTCGCCCATTACCTGCAGGTTCCCAATGATGGGGGCAGTGCAGGGCAAGCAGGTATGGCCAATGGCCTGCAGAGGGTAGACTCAGAGCGCACACAGGCTTCCGAGTCACTGTCGAGTGACGAAGACGACGGGCAGCTGGCGGCCCTGGCCAAGTCCCGCCTCTTAAAGCAGCAGCGCGAGAGGCAGGAGGCGGTGGACTCGCTCTTCCGGCACGTTCTGCTGTACCGGCAGCCATACGACTGTGGCAGGGTCCTGCATGCCTTCTCAGTGGTGGAGACTCTGATGAAGAGTAGCGCGGGACCTTTCATGGATGCTCTGTCCAACACAGCCCTGGACTGCAGCTCCACTGCCCACCTCAACCTCATCCAGAACCTCCTGCAGAGGCACCGGCAGGCACAGGAGGGCAACAGCTTCTACGGCCCTCTCCagaaccccagccctcctgagGGCTCCACCCCAGAGCAGCCGCCTACCTCCACTCTCCCCTCGCCCTCAAGCTCCGCCCCGCCCACGTTCCTGCTGGAGATCCTCACGTCCTTGTGCCTGCGTTTCCTGCGCTCTCACTTCCCCTCCTACGCCAGCGTGAGCGCCCGCCAGCTGCAGGGCAACCGCGAAGTGCAGGTTAAGAGCGTGGAGGTGCTGACGGCCCTCATCACTCAGTTGGTGGTGGTGGCCCAGCAGACCCTCCAAGCTCACGTGGGTGAGGCGGCCGACGCTGGAGGCCTGGAGGCTGTCCGGAACCTCCTGTGGGGCTGCAGAGTGCAGCAGTTTGTCCTCCTTTCGCTCTCTGCCTCAATGTACACCTGCCAGCGGACAGAGGCGTCTAACCAGCGTGCGCTCCCCAAGGAGGACCAGGGCGACGATGGTGGGGAGATTTCAGAGGAGAGCCTGGTCCATTTTGGGCAAGACGGGAGCTGGGTGGAGCACCCACTCCAAATCGCCCTGCTGAAGCTCTTGAAAGTCCTCATCGTGCTGGAGCACAGTGTGTCTCCACACTCAAAAGTGCCTGACCAGGGCGACAACCACCTGCACTCGGCCCGGGGCGATGTCTCATCTTCTGTGCTGGCACGAGAGTGGCAGACTGCCATGATGTACCAGCAGTCCATCAAGGCCGTTCACTACGTGGCCAGCCAGCCCATCACCGCGCAGGGCATGTTTGTGGCGGCAGCGGCCCGGGCCCTGTGCCCGCAGTACGGCTTTGCCCTGCACCCGGCCTGGGTGGCGCTGCTGTGTGGGGCGCTGCCCTTCTTGGGCCGCTCGCTCGCCATCATCGTGGCCCCCGTCATCAGTCAGATCTGCAAGAACCTCGATGAACTGGTTAAACAGCATGAACACGATGGAAGCAAGGCTTCTCACAG taacCTAAAGAAGGAGAACATTGCACCTGACTATCCTCTCACTCTACTGGAAGgactcaccaccatcacacactaCTGTCTTTTGGAACACAAAAAG tctgcAGGCTGTGATGCTACAGACATGCGTAATGCCACCAATACCATTCTAGAGGAGTTCCCATACATGGTCAGCACTATGGCCATGCTGTGGGGTGTGGTCAAGGGAGCTGACTCCGCCCACAGCAATAAATCCTCTCCCACCTCCGTCTGTTTCAAAAGCACAAAG ATCCTGAAGCAGAAGGTTCTGGCTTTCCTGACACCACTGATTCAGCAGTATGGCGTGCAAGTCCTGGCCTCTGTAGCTGCCATCTGGAACAGTAGGCGGAGCCGAAGGAGACGCtcaaaaaacaaa ATCCTGCCAGTTGCCAGTGATTCGCAATTAACCATAGTGGACTTGGTGAAGTCCCTCAACACACTTCGCACAGACACAGTTTTGCAACTTGTTCGGGAGGTGGTGAAGAAACCCCACCAGATCAAAGGAGATcag AGACTGACCCTTGTGGATGTTCCCATGCTACAGTTCTGCTATGCCTACATCCAGAG CCTTCCTGGTCAGACCCTTCAGGAGAACATCACACCTCTCCTCAGCCTGCTCCGAGAGTCTGTCCAGCTCAATCTCGTCCCACCTGGCCACTTCTTGCTTCTGGG CATCCTGAATGACTTTGTAAATAGACTCCCCAATATGGACAACAAGAGAGATTCTAGAGAAATGCAG GAAGTGTCCCAGCGTATCTTGGAGGCGGTAGGAAGTGTGGCTGGCTCATCTCTGGAGCAGACCAGCTGGCTGAGTCGTAACCTGGAAGTGAAAGCACAACCTCAGGTCTGCCTGCATGAAGATGCAGATGAACCCGAGGGCAGCGACTTCTATG ACTCTGTTGGCCAAAGCAGTACTATGGTGTCATCCTCAGCTCCATCGGTGTTCAGCGTACAGGCTCTGGCTCTGTTGGCTGAG GTCCTGGCCCCTCTGCTGGACATGGTATATCGCAGTGATGAGAAGGAGAAAGCCCTCCCTCATATCTCCCGCCTCATGTACTACGTCTTCCCATACCTGAAAAACCACAG tggttATAATACGCCCAGTTTCAGTGCAGGTGCTCAGTTGTTGAGCAGTCTTAGTGGCTATGCCTACACTAAACGCACCTGGAAGAAGGAAGTGTTGGAGCTCTTTATGGATCCTCTGTTCTTCACCATGGAGATATCCTGTGCCTGCCA CTGGAAATCAATCATAGACCATCTGCTCACACATGAGAAGACCATGTTCAAGGATCTAATGG GCATGCAGAGCAGCTCTCTGAAGCTGTTTAACAGTGCTGAGCAGAGGCCCATGTTACTGAAGCGCCAGGCTTTTGCCATGTTCAGTGGAGAGACTGACCAGTACCACCTCTACCTGCCTCTCATACAAG AGCGTCTCACGGAGAACCTGCGTGTAGGACAGTCcccagcagtggcagctcagATGTTCCTGATGTTCCGGGTTCTTCTGCTGAGGATCTCCCCCCAGCATCTCACCTCGCTCTGGCCAATCATGGTCACCGAACTG ATTCGCATTTATGCCAGGCTCGAGAAAACTCTGCTAGAGGACAAAGAACTTTCAAA GAGTAAACGGGGAGGTCAGGAGAAGAatggtctgttttttttttcccaggcaGAGCTGGACATGTACCTATCAGCCTGCAAGTTCCTGGACACGGCAATGTCCTTCCCTCCGGAGCGCATGCCTCTGTTCCAGAT GTATCGCTGGGCGTTTGTGCCTGAAGTGGACGTGGAAAGTTATGATGGGCCAGTGACCACTCTCTTAGAGGGAGAACAGGAATGTAAACCTCATGTGGTCAGAATATTGGAAGGACTTCACTATCGTTACGGG GAGCTGAACGGAGTGGTGGGCGAATCCAACTCGGAGGGCACTGAGTTCCCGCTGCTCACGCTACACTCGATCTCCTCAATCACTCAGCTGGTGCCCTTCTTCCAGACGCTCTGCTGCTCCTTCGGCGGTTCACCGGGCTGCCCTGGCCAGTGTGCCGACTACCCGCCGGCTGGCGTCAACACCGTGCTGCAGCGCTTGGAGTTCATAACAGAGCAAGAGTTCCTCGACGGTATGGACCCATAG